The Rhineura floridana isolate rRhiFlo1 chromosome 8, rRhiFlo1.hap2, whole genome shotgun sequence genome includes a region encoding these proteins:
- the MGAT3 gene encoding beta-1,4-mannosyl-glycoprotein 4-beta-N-acetylglucosaminyltransferase isoform X3: MKMRRHKLFLTLCMAGLCLISFLHFLKALSYVTFPRELASLSPNLVSNFFWNNAPVTPQVSPEPGGPEFLRTPLYSHSPLLQPLSPSRAGEELHKVEFVLPEDTAEYFVHTKAGGVCFKPGTKVLEKPLAGRPDEKIEGAASGRTGRKPLSTNGTKRRKWVECVCLAGWHGPSCGVPTVAQYSNLPTKDRLTPREVPRRVINAINVNHEFDLLDVRFHELGDVVDAFVVCESNFTAYGEPRPLKFREMLLNGSFDYIRHKVLYVFLDHFPPGGRQDGWIADDYLRTFLTRDGISRLHNLRPDDVFIIDDADEIPARDGVLFLKLYDGWTEPFAFHMRKSLYGFFWKQPGTLEVVSGCTVGMLQTVYATDGIRLRRREYYTMPGFRQYENSTGHILVQWSLGSPLHFAGWHCSWCFTPEGIYFKLVSAQNGDFPRWGDYEDKRDLNYIRELIRTGGWFDGTTQEYPPADPKEQMYAPKYLLKKYQRFRYLLENPYQKAEGAG; the protein is encoded by the coding sequence ATGAAGATGAGACGTCACAAGCTCTTTTTGACTCTGTGCATGGCTGGTCTTTGCCTCATCTCCTTCCTTCACTTCCTGAAGGCTCTTTCCTATGTCACATTCCCCAGGGAGCTGGCATCGCTTAGCCCTAACCTAGTCTCTAACTTTTTCTGGAACAATGCACCCGTCACGCCTCAGGTCAGCCCTGAGCCTGGGGGTCCAGAGTTTCTCCGTACGCCACTGTACTCCCACTCACCTCTCCTCCAGCCTCTCTCcccaagcagggctggtgaggagctGCACAAAGTTGAGTTTGTGTTGCCTGAAGATACTGCTGAATACTTTGTACATACCAAAGCTGGTGGTGTCTGCTTCAAACCAGGCACCAAAGTGTTGGAAAAGCCACTAGCAGGCCGTCCAGATGAGAAAATAGAAGGTGCTGCTTCTGGGCGTACAGGCCGGAAACCTCTGAGCACCAATGGGACCAAGCGGCGTAAGTGGGTGGAGTGTGTCTGCCTTGCTGGCTGGCATGGGCCTAGCTGTGGAGTGCCCACTGTGGCCCAGTACTCAAACCTTCCCACTAAAGACCGCCTGACCCCACGGGAGGTACCACGGAGAGTCATTAATGCCATCAATGTCAACCATGAATTTGACCTCTTGGATGTGCGTTTCCATGAGCTGGGTGATGTGGTAGATGCCTTTGTGGTCTGTGAATCAAATTTCACTGCCTATGGTGAGCCACGCCCCCTCAAGTTCCGTGAGATGCTACTTAATGGTTCCTTTGACTACATCCGCCACAAGGTTCTCTATGTCTTCCTGGATCACTTCCCCCCTGGTGGGCGCCAGGATGGGTGGATTGCTGATGACTACCTGCGCACTTTTCTGACTCGGGATGGCATCTCTCGCCTCCACAATCTGCGACCAGATGATGTTTTCATAATTGATGATGCAGACGAGATCCCAGCTCGTGATGGCGTGCTCTTCCTCAAACTGTACGATGGTTGGACGGAGCCCTTTGCTTTCCATATGCGCAAATCCCTCTACGGATTCTTCTGGAAGCAGCCTGGCACCCTGGAGGTGGTTTCTGGTTGCACGGTGGGAATGCTGCAAACGGTGTATGCCACAGATGGGATCCGCCTACGCCGGAGGGAGTACTATACCATGCCAGGCTTTCGGCAGTATGAAAACAGCACAGGTCACATCCTGGTGCAGTGGTCGCTGGGGAGTCCGCTCCATTTTGCTGGCTGGCACTGCTCATGGTGCTTTACACCGGAAGGAATTTACTTCAAACTGGTGTCAGCCCAGAATGGAGATTTCCCCCGCTGGGGTGACTATGAGGACAAGCGAGACCTTAACTATATCCGGGAGCTAATTCGGACTGGTGGGTGGTTTGATGGTACCACCCAGGAGTACCCTCCTGCAGACCCCAAAGAACAAATGTATGCCCCAAAATACCTGTTGAAGAAGTATCAGCGCTTTCGTTACTTACTGGAGAACCCCTACCAGAAAGCAGAGGGGGCTGGGTGA
- the MGAT3 gene encoding beta-1,4-mannosyl-glycoprotein 4-beta-N-acetylglucosaminyltransferase isoform X2, translating into MQRMKMRRHKLFLTLCMAGLCLISFLHFLKALSYVTFPRELASLSPNLVSNFFWNNAPVTPQVSPEPGGPEFLRTPLYSHSPLLQPLSPSRAGEELHKVEFVLPEDTAEYFVHTKAGGVCFKPGTKVLEKPLAGRPDEKIEGAASGRTGRKPLSTNGTKRRKWVECVCLAGWHGPSCGVPTVAQYSNLPTKDRLTPREVPRRVINAINVNHEFDLLDVRFHELGDVVDAFVVCESNFTAYGEPRPLKFREMLLNGSFDYIRHKVLYVFLDHFPPGGRQDGWIADDYLRTFLTRDGISRLHNLRPDDVFIIDDADEIPARDGVLFLKLYDGWTEPFAFHMRKSLYGFFWKQPGTLEVVSGCTVGMLQTVYATDGIRLRRREYYTMPGFRQYENSTGHILVQWSLGSPLHFAGWHCSWCFTPEGIYFKLVSAQNGDFPRWGDYEDKRDLNYIRELIRTGGWFDGTTQEYPPADPKEQMYAPKYLLKKYQRFRYLLENPYQKAEGAG; encoded by the exons ATGCAAAG gATGAAGATGAGACGTCACAAGCTCTTTTTGACTCTGTGCATGGCTGGTCTTTGCCTCATCTCCTTCCTTCACTTCCTGAAGGCTCTTTCCTATGTCACATTCCCCAGGGAGCTGGCATCGCTTAGCCCTAACCTAGTCTCTAACTTTTTCTGGAACAATGCACCCGTCACGCCTCAGGTCAGCCCTGAGCCTGGGGGTCCAGAGTTTCTCCGTACGCCACTGTACTCCCACTCACCTCTCCTCCAGCCTCTCTCcccaagcagggctggtgaggagctGCACAAAGTTGAGTTTGTGTTGCCTGAAGATACTGCTGAATACTTTGTACATACCAAAGCTGGTGGTGTCTGCTTCAAACCAGGCACCAAAGTGTTGGAAAAGCCACTAGCAGGCCGTCCAGATGAGAAAATAGAAGGTGCTGCTTCTGGGCGTACAGGCCGGAAACCTCTGAGCACCAATGGGACCAAGCGGCGTAAGTGGGTGGAGTGTGTCTGCCTTGCTGGCTGGCATGGGCCTAGCTGTGGAGTGCCCACTGTGGCCCAGTACTCAAACCTTCCCACTAAAGACCGCCTGACCCCACGGGAGGTACCACGGAGAGTCATTAATGCCATCAATGTCAACCATGAATTTGACCTCTTGGATGTGCGTTTCCATGAGCTGGGTGATGTGGTAGATGCCTTTGTGGTCTGTGAATCAAATTTCACTGCCTATGGTGAGCCACGCCCCCTCAAGTTCCGTGAGATGCTACTTAATGGTTCCTTTGACTACATCCGCCACAAGGTTCTCTATGTCTTCCTGGATCACTTCCCCCCTGGTGGGCGCCAGGATGGGTGGATTGCTGATGACTACCTGCGCACTTTTCTGACTCGGGATGGCATCTCTCGCCTCCACAATCTGCGACCAGATGATGTTTTCATAATTGATGATGCAGACGAGATCCCAGCTCGTGATGGCGTGCTCTTCCTCAAACTGTACGATGGTTGGACGGAGCCCTTTGCTTTCCATATGCGCAAATCCCTCTACGGATTCTTCTGGAAGCAGCCTGGCACCCTGGAGGTGGTTTCTGGTTGCACGGTGGGAATGCTGCAAACGGTGTATGCCACAGATGGGATCCGCCTACGCCGGAGGGAGTACTATACCATGCCAGGCTTTCGGCAGTATGAAAACAGCACAGGTCACATCCTGGTGCAGTGGTCGCTGGGGAGTCCGCTCCATTTTGCTGGCTGGCACTGCTCATGGTGCTTTACACCGGAAGGAATTTACTTCAAACTGGTGTCAGCCCAGAATGGAGATTTCCCCCGCTGGGGTGACTATGAGGACAAGCGAGACCTTAACTATATCCGGGAGCTAATTCGGACTGGTGGGTGGTTTGATGGTACCACCCAGGAGTACCCTCCTGCAGACCCCAAAGAACAAATGTATGCCCCAAAATACCTGTTGAAGAAGTATCAGCGCTTTCGTTACTTACTGGAGAACCCCTACCAGAAAGCAGAGGGGGCTGGGTGA
- the MGAT3 gene encoding beta-1,4-mannosyl-glycoprotein 4-beta-N-acetylglucosaminyltransferase isoform X1 — protein MQRSDSLMKMRRHKLFLTLCMAGLCLISFLHFLKALSYVTFPRELASLSPNLVSNFFWNNAPVTPQVSPEPGGPEFLRTPLYSHSPLLQPLSPSRAGEELHKVEFVLPEDTAEYFVHTKAGGVCFKPGTKVLEKPLAGRPDEKIEGAASGRTGRKPLSTNGTKRRKWVECVCLAGWHGPSCGVPTVAQYSNLPTKDRLTPREVPRRVINAINVNHEFDLLDVRFHELGDVVDAFVVCESNFTAYGEPRPLKFREMLLNGSFDYIRHKVLYVFLDHFPPGGRQDGWIADDYLRTFLTRDGISRLHNLRPDDVFIIDDADEIPARDGVLFLKLYDGWTEPFAFHMRKSLYGFFWKQPGTLEVVSGCTVGMLQTVYATDGIRLRRREYYTMPGFRQYENSTGHILVQWSLGSPLHFAGWHCSWCFTPEGIYFKLVSAQNGDFPRWGDYEDKRDLNYIRELIRTGGWFDGTTQEYPPADPKEQMYAPKYLLKKYQRFRYLLENPYQKAEGAG, from the exons ATGCAAAGGTCTGACTCACT gATGAAGATGAGACGTCACAAGCTCTTTTTGACTCTGTGCATGGCTGGTCTTTGCCTCATCTCCTTCCTTCACTTCCTGAAGGCTCTTTCCTATGTCACATTCCCCAGGGAGCTGGCATCGCTTAGCCCTAACCTAGTCTCTAACTTTTTCTGGAACAATGCACCCGTCACGCCTCAGGTCAGCCCTGAGCCTGGGGGTCCAGAGTTTCTCCGTACGCCACTGTACTCCCACTCACCTCTCCTCCAGCCTCTCTCcccaagcagggctggtgaggagctGCACAAAGTTGAGTTTGTGTTGCCTGAAGATACTGCTGAATACTTTGTACATACCAAAGCTGGTGGTGTCTGCTTCAAACCAGGCACCAAAGTGTTGGAAAAGCCACTAGCAGGCCGTCCAGATGAGAAAATAGAAGGTGCTGCTTCTGGGCGTACAGGCCGGAAACCTCTGAGCACCAATGGGACCAAGCGGCGTAAGTGGGTGGAGTGTGTCTGCCTTGCTGGCTGGCATGGGCCTAGCTGTGGAGTGCCCACTGTGGCCCAGTACTCAAACCTTCCCACTAAAGACCGCCTGACCCCACGGGAGGTACCACGGAGAGTCATTAATGCCATCAATGTCAACCATGAATTTGACCTCTTGGATGTGCGTTTCCATGAGCTGGGTGATGTGGTAGATGCCTTTGTGGTCTGTGAATCAAATTTCACTGCCTATGGTGAGCCACGCCCCCTCAAGTTCCGTGAGATGCTACTTAATGGTTCCTTTGACTACATCCGCCACAAGGTTCTCTATGTCTTCCTGGATCACTTCCCCCCTGGTGGGCGCCAGGATGGGTGGATTGCTGATGACTACCTGCGCACTTTTCTGACTCGGGATGGCATCTCTCGCCTCCACAATCTGCGACCAGATGATGTTTTCATAATTGATGATGCAGACGAGATCCCAGCTCGTGATGGCGTGCTCTTCCTCAAACTGTACGATGGTTGGACGGAGCCCTTTGCTTTCCATATGCGCAAATCCCTCTACGGATTCTTCTGGAAGCAGCCTGGCACCCTGGAGGTGGTTTCTGGTTGCACGGTGGGAATGCTGCAAACGGTGTATGCCACAGATGGGATCCGCCTACGCCGGAGGGAGTACTATACCATGCCAGGCTTTCGGCAGTATGAAAACAGCACAGGTCACATCCTGGTGCAGTGGTCGCTGGGGAGTCCGCTCCATTTTGCTGGCTGGCACTGCTCATGGTGCTTTACACCGGAAGGAATTTACTTCAAACTGGTGTCAGCCCAGAATGGAGATTTCCCCCGCTGGGGTGACTATGAGGACAAGCGAGACCTTAACTATATCCGGGAGCTAATTCGGACTGGTGGGTGGTTTGATGGTACCACCCAGGAGTACCCTCCTGCAGACCCCAAAGAACAAATGTATGCCCCAAAATACCTGTTGAAGAAGTATCAGCGCTTTCGTTACTTACTGGAGAACCCCTACCAGAAAGCAGAGGGGGCTGGGTGA